The Chitinophaga caeni genome segment TAATAAAGTATTGGCAATGGGTGAAAGCGACCAGGTATTAATCGGTTCCATTTACGAATCTGTACGCCAGCAAATCAGCACATATACCGTTGGCCAACCGATGTACGTATTCTACGGCTACAAATCTGACGGTATCATTCAAACATTGGATGAAGGTATTGCTGCTGGCCTAACTGGTGTAGATGCACAACCCGGCGAAATAAAATACGTCGATATTTCCGGCCCCGATGGTAAACCTGATGGGCAAATCGATTCTTATGATCGTACAATTATCGGTAACCCGAACCCTGATTTTATTTACAGTTTTAATACCAGCTTACGTTACAAGCAATTCGATTTGTCGATGCAATTATACGGGGTACAAGGAAATGATGTATGGGATTTTCAAAAGATGACGCCGAGTCGCCAATTGCAACGTTGGACTCCCGATAATCCGAGCAACGAATACCCGAGGGCTAATGCGACCAGGGGATACCGCGCTTCCGATTTTTACATCACGGATGGTTCCTTCTTACGTTTACAAAACTTAACGGTCGGTTATAACCTGCTGCCGGGTAAGATTAATAAAGTACAAAGCTTACGTGTTTTCGTTTCCGGAAACAATTTATACACCTTCACAAAGTTCAATAAAGGTTTTGATCCGGAGGTGGGAGAGAATGGTATCAACGGCGGTGCATACCCAAGGCCGCGGGCTGTATCGCTTGGTGTAAACGTGATTTTCTAAACCCGATTAAAACAGAAGCAATGAGAAAAAAATTCATACCATATATTGCAACGGCCATCATGACGGTGGGCCTTGCTACGAGTTGTTCCAAGATGGAAGAGGATCCCTACGGGTTAATCAACTCCCAAACATTTTACAAAAATGCGGATGATGCGCGTGCTGCGATCATTTATGCATATTCTATTCTGCCGGAAGTAGGGTATTACAGCCGCGGCTATTATATCATTACCGAGCTGCCCACCGAGAACCTGACACAAAAAGGAGATGCGGGCGTGGGTAACCTTGAGCTGGATGAATTGCGTACCACGTCTACAAATACGGATTTGGACAATATCTGGACTTATATGTACCGCGGTATTGCCAGGGCTAACGCGGTGATCCAAAATGTACCGAATATTCCGGGAATGGTAGATGCAGAACGTAACCAGATCACCGGTGAAGGGTATTTTCTGCGCGCCTTGCATTTCTTTAACCTGGTGAGGATGTTCGGAGAAGTGCCGTTAAGAACAATTACGATCGATGATGCTTCACAAATTCCATTGGCAAAATCATCGATACAAGAAATTTACGATCAAATTATCAGCGATCTTCAAAATGCTGACCAGTTGCTCACGCAAGAACGCATTAGCGAAGGTCGCGCCAATAAAGCTGCCGTAGAGGGTTTGCTGGCTAAAGTATATTTACACCTCGCTTCCTCGAAAGATTATGGCAGCCCCGGTTACGATTTCGTAGCGAATGCCGACGAGATGTACCAGCAAGCAAAATTATATGCCGGAAAAGCGGTCAATGATCATCAAGGTAAATTTAACTTTTCAGATCAGCTGCCCGATGTATTCAGCATCGATGTGTATAAAAAGGCTGCTGTTTCCGAACATATTTTCGATGCGGCGGTAGACAGGAGCGGTGATCGCGAAGGGAGTTTCTCCAAGCTGCCCAACATGTTTTTACCGGCCGATCGCCCGATGACAATATTATATGATCAAATTGATTCCAGTAGCTCATCAATGGATATCGGGCAAGGTTGGGGGCATTTCCGCACCGAGTCTGCCATATATGATAGCTATGCAACAAACGATAAACGAAAAACGCAACTGATCGTATCTTCTTATTCCAACAATGGTTCGGTTTACCAGTTAGATATTAACAGCAGTTCCAGGCCATTTAGCCGCAAGTTCATTGATCCCGACAGGATTGGCGATGCAAGTAGTGCGAACTCGCCCATTATACGTTACTCCGATATCCTATTGGTGTACGCGGAAGCATGCGGACCAACAACGGAAGGGTATGCTGCTGTCAATAAAATCAGGAACAGGGCCGGTATCGGGGATCTGAACCCGTCTTTGGATATTACTTCCTTCAGGAACGCCGTGATTCAAGAAAGGGCTTGGGAATTAGCATTTGAAGGTAACCGGTTATTTGATCTGCGCAGGACGAACAGCATGGAAAGGGTGTTGGTGCAGCAGTACGGTAAAACCATTACCAGCGGAGCTTATTTCTTCCCGGTTCCTCAGCGCGAACTTGATACGAATCCATTAATGAAATAAACTGAATAATATGCGTCATCTATATATCATAGCATCATTTCTTGCCATCATTTCATTGGTAAGTTGTACGAAAGATCCCTTTAAAGGGGTGGAGAGTAACGAACGTTCCATCGAAGCTATTACCTTGGGAGAAGGCTTGGTGCAGGTAGGGCCTGCCACGATTGATAGGGAAGCGGGAACCGCCTCCGTAAAAGTGTTGATGCAAGGAAATACCGATCTAAGCAAAGTGGTTGCGCAGATACAAACTTCTTATAAATCTACTATCAGTCCCGCAAACGGCCAAGCACTGGACTTTGCAGGGAATGACAATCATTACAAATTCACGATTACTTCCGAATCGGGAAATACACGTGAATGGACGGTAGAGCTAATTCCTTTTACGGAAACATTGCTCGGTACCTATACCATTCAAAACTTGGTTTTGTATGGAGGAACCGGCCCCGAATACGGCGGTGGCGCCGTGATGAACTTGACGGATAAACCTTGGGTTTGGCCGGCAACAGGTGGACCGGGTGCGGAGCTAGATAATACGATCACTTTTGAGTTTTCTGGTATTACCGGTGATGGTAAAACCACCGGAACCGTCACCAACGATGCGGGAGCTGATGGCATGTATGCCGATTTCATCTTCCAAAACCCGGTGACCGATGTCAATAATTTCTACCGCGCCATACCGGAAGGAACCAGTACCTGGGAGAGGGATTATACCGACAACTCCGTTACTTTTATCGATGGCAACGGCAAACGTACCAAGGCGACTTTTGCGTCTGCCAGTACTATTGACCTGGGTAATGGATTGTCCAAAACAATTACGGATAATGCCTTCGATTTTACATTGAACGGCGTGGACGATTGGGGAAATATTTATTCCGATCT includes the following:
- a CDS encoding RagB/SusD family nutrient uptake outer membrane protein; its protein translation is MRKKFIPYIATAIMTVGLATSCSKMEEDPYGLINSQTFYKNADDARAAIIYAYSILPEVGYYSRGYYIITELPTENLTQKGDAGVGNLELDELRTTSTNTDLDNIWTYMYRGIARANAVIQNVPNIPGMVDAERNQITGEGYFLRALHFFNLVRMFGEVPLRTITIDDASQIPLAKSSIQEIYDQIISDLQNADQLLTQERISEGRANKAAVEGLLAKVYLHLASSKDYGSPGYDFVANADEMYQQAKLYAGKAVNDHQGKFNFSDQLPDVFSIDVYKKAAVSEHIFDAAVDRSGDREGSFSKLPNMFLPADRPMTILYDQIDSSSSSMDIGQGWGHFRTESAIYDSYATNDKRKTQLIVSSYSNNGSVYQLDINSSSRPFSRKFIDPDRIGDASSANSPIIRYSDILLVYAEACGPTTEGYAAVNKIRNRAGIGDLNPSLDITSFRNAVIQERAWELAFEGNRLFDLRRTNSMERVLVQQYGKTITSGAYFFPVPQRELDTNPLMK